The genomic stretch CACGGCTGACCGGTCGACATTTACAATATCATCAGGGCAGCCCGCTTTAACCAGCAATAAATCACGCCACCAGCCAAGCCACAGGTTCAAACGTTCCTGCGCCAACTCCCGGTCCTGATTAAAAATGGTTACCAGTTTATCAGCGAAAGCAAAACGCTCCTCGCAATCAGCGCCGAGCACATCAATCAACTCGTCCAAATGCTCAGTCCGCCGCTGAAGTAAAGCCCCGTCAAGCGCCGATACCGCCCATCCCGGACACCCCCGGGAGAGTCTGGCCAGAAGCCTGGCCTGCTGGGCTTCAACCCCCCGGCCCTGAACGAGAGCCGCCTCAACCTCACCAACCGCCATGGGCGGTAATTCAACCCGCTGGCAACGGGAAACAACCGTGGCCGGGAGAAACCGCTCATTGGCCGTCAACAGCATGAATACCACCTTATCCGCCGGCTCCTCCAGAGTCTTCAGCAGGCAGTTAGCCGCTTCCGTGGAGAGGAACTCGGCGCCATCAATAATAAATACCTTGTGACGGCCTTCAAAGGGTGGTAAGCTGGCTACATGCTGGATTTCCCTAATCCGGTCAATGCCGATTTCCTTACGGGTGGTCTCAGATGAGATCTTGTCCTGACTCAGACCGATAATCTGGACATCAGCATGCCTGCCTGAAACTATTTTCTGACAGGCGACACACTGGCCGCAGGGAACCTCCTCCGCCGGGCAGTTCAACGCCTGAGCCAGGTTCAGCGCCAGTGTCATCTTGCCCGCGTGGGTGGGGCCGACAAAGAGGTAAGCATGAGCCAGAGAGCCCGTCTCCAGACTGCGCTGCAGCAAAGAGACCGCCCTGCCCTGCCCGATTATCTGCCACAATCTAAAATTTCCTGTCCTTATCTAAACCAGGTCCGTCCGTATCAGGTCCTCAAGGGTTTCCCGGCGTCGGATAAGCCTCGCTTTCCCCCCCCCGGCCAGAACTACCGCCGGCTTAAACGAGCCATTGTAATTCATCGCTTCCGGTAAGCAATAAGCTCCACAGTCCGGCACCGCGATAATATCACCGGCGGAAAC from Dehalococcoidales bacterium encodes the following:
- a CDS encoding DNA polymerase III subunit delta' C-terminal domain-containing protein codes for the protein MWQIIGQGRAVSLLQRSLETGSLAHAYLFVGPTHAGKMTLALNLAQALNCPAEEVPCGQCVACQKIVSGRHADVQIIGLSQDKISSETTRKEIGIDRIREIQHVASLPPFEGRHKVFIIDGAEFLSTEAANCLLKTLEEPADKVVFMLLTANERFLPATVVSRCQRVELPPMAVGEVEAALVQGRGVEAQQARLLARLSRGCPGWAVSALDGALLQRRTEHLDELIDVLGADCEERFAFADKLVTIFNQDRELAQERLNLWLGWWRDLLLVKAGCPDDIVNVDRSAVLADISGGYSLGQIKAFVENIQAAGEQLRQNANPRLALEVLMLNIPEVKECLEGSQAA